Proteins from a genomic interval of Maylandia zebra isolate NMK-2024a linkage group LG15, Mzebra_GT3a, whole genome shotgun sequence:
- the LOC101477227 gene encoding terminal nucleotidyltransferase 5A: protein MIESAECAAADSYSHGESINLSVLNWEQVHRLDTILTGSIPIHGRWSFPTLEVKPRDIVKVVRSRMEEKRIHVREVRLNGSAASYVLHEDSGLGWKDLDLIFCAELKGEMEFQIVKDIVLDSLLDFLPEGVNKEKITPVTLKEAYVQKMVKVCNDSDRWSLISLSNNRGKNVELKFVDSLRRQFEFSVDSFQIRLDSLLLFYECSEHPMAATFHPTILGESVYGDFPTALDHLRKRLICTRSPEEIRGGGLLKYCHLLVRGFRAASDTEMKLLQRYMCSRFFIDFPDVSEQRRKLESYLQNHFVDLEDRKYDYLATLYNVVQESTVCLMGHERRQTLSLISSLALRVLVQQNAIPNAANVTCFYQPAPYVSDGNFSNYYVAQVQPVYSCPPSPPQQYLASLQHPMYATWLPCN from the exons ATGATCGAGAGCGCTGAGTGCGCTGCAGCTGACAGCTACTCGCACGGAGAGAGCATCAACCTCAGCGTGCTCAACTGGGAGCAAGTGCATCGGCTGGACACCATCCTCACGGGCTCCATCCCAATTCACGGGCGATGGAGCTTCCCGACCCTGGAGGTGAAGCCACGAGATATCGTCAAGGTGGTCCGAAGCCGCATGGAGGAGAAGCGGATACATGTTCGGGAGGTGCGGTTAAACGGATCGGCAGCCAGCTACGTCCTGCATGAGGACAGCGGTCTGGGATGGAAAGATCTGGACTTAATATTTTGCGCCGAGCTGAAAGGGGAGATGGAGTTTCAGATAGTGAAAGATATAGTGCTGGACTCACTTCTAGACTTCTTGCCCGAGGGGGTGAATAAAGAAAAGATCACACCAGTGACCTTAAAG GAGGCTTATGTGCAGAAGATGGTGAAGGTGTGTAACGACTCAGATCGCTGGAGTCTCATCTCACTGTCCAACAACCGTGGCAAGAACGTGGAGCTCAAGTTTGTGGACTCTCTTCGCCGGCAGTTTGAGTTCAGCGTGGACTCTTTCCAGATCCGCCTGGACTCGCTCCTCCTCTTTTACGAGTGCTCGGAGCACCCAATGGCTGCAACTTTCCACCCCACCATCCTTGGGGAAAGTGTCTATGGTGACTTCCCCACCGCCCTCGATCACCTGCGCAAGCGCCTCATCTGCACGAGGAGCCCCGAGGAGATACGCGGCGGGGGCTTGCTGAagtactgccacctgctggttcGGGGTTTCCGTGCAGCTTCTGACACCGAGATGAAACTGCTGCAGCGCTACATGTGCTCGCGATTCTTCATAGACTTTCCTGATGTGagtgagcagaggagaaagctGGAGTCCTATCTGCAGAACCACTTTGTAGACCTGGAGGACAGGAAGTATGACTACCTTGCCACGCTGTACAATGTGGTGCAAGAGAGCACTGTGTGCCTGATGGGCCACGAGAGGCGTCAGACACTCAGCCTCATCTCGTCGCTGGCCCTTCGGGTTCTGGTCCAGCAGAATGCCATACCCAATGCTGCCAATGTCACCTGCTTCTACCAGCCGGCTCCATATGTCTCTGATGGCAACTTCAGCAACTATTACGTAGCACAGGTTCAGCCTGTCTACTCATGCCCACCCTCTCCTCCTCAGCAGTACCTTGCTTCTTTGCAGCACCCCATGTACGCCACTTGGTTGCCCTGTAACTAA